The Sylvia atricapilla isolate bSylAtr1 unplaced genomic scaffold, bSylAtr1.pri scaffold_95_arrow_ctg1, whole genome shotgun sequence genome contains a region encoding:
- the KIF1C gene encoding LOW QUALITY PROTEIN: kinesin-like protein KIF1C (The sequence of the model RefSeq protein was modified relative to this genomic sequence to represent the inferred CDS: inserted 2 bases in 2 codons; deleted 1 base in 1 codon) produces MAGASVKVAVRVRPFSARESSRQAKCVIQMQGNTTCITNPKLPKDATKHFTFDYSYWSHTSEEDPNFASQRRVYQDIGEEMLAHAFEGYNVCILAYGQTGAGKSYTMMGRQEPGQRGIIPQLCEDLFTRVAREESPELSFSVEVSYLEIYCERVRDLLNPKSRGGLRVREHPLLGPYVQDLSRLAVASFADIADLMDSGNKARTVAATNMNETSSRSHAVFTIVFSQRRRDPLSDLTTEKVSRISLVDLAGSERADTSGAKGIRLKEGANINKSLTTLGKVISALAEATSKKKKPDFIPYRDSVLTWLLKENLGGNSRTAMIAALSPADSNYEETLSTLRYADRTKQIRCHAVINEDPNARLIRELREEVTRLRELLSAQGLQDTTVSAPPATTSPTLNGGPGLEPPLGPTEAMERLQETEKIIAELNETWEEKLRRTEALRLEREALLAEMGVALREDGGTVGVFSPKKTPHLVNLNEDPLMSECLLYHIKDGVTKVGQVDVDIKLSGPFIREQHCLFRSRPDPSGEVVVTLEPCEGAETYVNGKQVTEPVVLKSGHRLILGKNHVFRFTHPEQARRGAGTGGVPWAPPDWNLAQRELLEQQGIDMRLQRLQDLENQPQLEKEVSEQPQPPAADDPRCYEAGWRLISSLRQALPAPAVRSVLRRAGLPLPAPGKRREPLRVYQIPQRRRGSPTPASPSPSPSPSPWVTMADLKAQAVRELSLEVALREPRPARRELEALSLARLRELCRRHGKREPXERDGWRAVARDVWDAVGGGEEDEGGGGGGGGPGEQVSEVEGLRLHLDRLAGILREVKRQNSAKDEQIRALRDRVGQMERVIPLPPDDGDEAEPPPQEAPQEAPQERPQPSTDGGSPPPSPPSAAAARLCRLMEQDPAFRRGRLRWLRQEQARLMGGGPQTPQSPRRPPRFHPAPQDSKLRFPFKSNPQHRLAWGPGGTAPKPKXSPPPPPPPSGRPRRGSLDGGSPPPPRVRRQRSAPDLKARGPIP; encoded by the exons ATGGCGGGCGCCTCGGTGAAGGTGGCGGTCAGAGTCCGGCCCTTCAGCGCGCGGGAGAGCAGCCGCCAGGCCAAGTGCGTTATCCAGATGCAAGGAAACACCACCT GCATCACCAACCCCAAGCTCCCCAAAGACGCCACCAAACACTTCACCTTCGACTACTCGTACTGGTCCCACACCTCG GAGGAGGACCCCAACTTCGCCTCGCAGCGCCGGGTGTACCAGGATATCGGGGAGGAGATGCTGGCGCACGCCTTCGAGGGCTACAACGTCTGCATCCTGGCCTACGGCCAGACCGGCGCCGGCAAGTCCTACACCATGATGGGGCGGCAGGAGCCGGGGCAGCGCGGGATTATCCCGCAG CTCTGCGAGGATCTGTTCACCCGTGTTGCTCGGGAAGAGTCACctgaactttctttttctgtggag GTGAGCTACCTGGAGATCTACTGCGAGCGGGTGCGGGACCTGCTGAACCCCAAGAGCCGAGGGGGGCTGCGGGTGCGGGAGCACCCCCTGCTCGGACCCTACGTGCAGGACCTGTCCCGTCTCGCCGTCGCCTCCTTCGCCGACATCGCCGACCTCATGGACAGCGGCAACAAGGCCAG GACAGTGGCAGCCACGAACATGAACGAAACGAGCAGCCGCTCGCACGCCGTGTTCACCATCGTGTTCAGCCAGCGCCGCCGGGACCCGCTCAGCGACCTCACCACGGAGAAG GTGAGCCGCATCAGCCTGGTGGACTTGGCAGGCAGTGAACGCGCCGACACCTCGGGGGCCAAGGGCATCCGCCTCAAG GAAGGCGCCAACATCAACAAGTCCCTGACCACTCTGGGCAAGGTCATCTCTGCCCTGGCCGAGGCG ACCAGCAAGAAGAAGAAGCCAGATTTCATCCCGTACAGGGACTCGGTGCTGACGTGGCTGCTGAAGGAGAAcctgg GCGGGAACTCCCGCACAGCCATGATCGCGGCGCTGAGCCCGGCCGACAGCAACTACGAGGAGACGCTGAGCACCCTTCg CTACGCCGACCGCACGAAGCAGATCCGGTGCCACGCCGTGATCAACGAGGACCCGAACGCGCGGCTGATCCGGGAGCTGCGGGAGGAGGTGACACGGCTGCGGGAgctgctcagtgcccagg GTCTCCAAGACACCACTGTCTCTGCCCCCCCTGCCACAACATCCCCCACCCTCAACGGGGGTCCGGGGCTGGAACCCCCCCTGGGCCCTACCGAGGCCATGGAGCGACTGCAG GAGACGGAGAAAATCATCGCGGAGCTCAACGAGACGTGGGAGGAGAAACTGCGACGGACAGAGGCCCTGAGGCTGGAGCG GGAAGCTCTGCTGGCTGAGATGGGGGTGGCTCTGCGGGAGGACGGTGGCACCGTCGGCGTGTTCTCCCCCAAAAAG ACCCCGCACTTAGTGAACCTCAACGAGGACCCACTGATGTCCGAGTGCCTCCTGTACCACATCAAGGACGGTGTGACCAA GGTGGGCCAGGTGGATGTGGACATCAAGCTGTCAGGGCCGTTCATCcgggagcagcactgcctcttCCGCAGCCGCCCCGACCCCTCGGGGGAAG TTGTGGTGACCCTGGAGCCGTGCGAGGGGGCTGAGACCTACGTCAACGGGAAGCAGGTGACGGAGCCGGTGGTGCTCAAGTCGG GCCACCGCCTAATTTTGGGGAAGAACCACGTGTTCCGCTTCACGCACCCGGAGCAGGCGCGGCGGGGAGCGGGAACGGGGGGCGTCCCCTGGGCCCCCCCGGACTGGAACCTGGCACAGcgagagctgctggagcagcagggcatCGACATGCGTCTCCAGAG GCTCCAGGACCTGGAGAACCAACcccagctggagaaggaagtgTCCGAGCAGCCGCAG ccccccgccGCTGACGACCCCCGGTGCTACGAGGCCGGCTGGCGCCTGATCTCGTCGCTGCGCCAGGCGCTGCCGGCGCCCGCCGTGCGCTCGGTGCTGCGCCGCGCCGGGCTCCCGCTGCCGGCCCCGGGAAAGCGCCGGGAGCCGCTGCGCGTCTACCAGATCCCGCAGCGCCGCCGGGGATCCCCCACCCCGGCCTCGCCGTCCCCGTCGCCGTCGCCGTCGCCGTGGGTGACCATGGCCGACCTGAAGGCTCAGGCCGTGCGGGAGCTGAGCCTGGAGGTGGCCCTGCGGGAGCCGCGGCCGGCGCGCCGGGAGCTGGAGGCGCTGAGCCTGGCGCGGCTGCGGGAGCTGTGCCGGCGCCACGGAAAACGGGAGC CGGAGCGCGACGGCTGGCGGGCGGTGGCCAGGGACGTGTGG GACGCCGTGGGCGGCGGCGAGGAGGacgagggcggcggcggcggcggtggtGGTCCCGGCGAGCAGGTGAGCGAGGTGGAGGGGCTGCGGCTGCACCTGGACAGGCTGGCGGGGATCCTGCGGGAGGTGAAGCGGCAGAACAGCGCCAAGGACGAGCAGATCCGCGCCCTTCGCGACCGCGTGGGGCAGATGGAGCGCGTCATCCCGCTGCCGCCG GACGATGGTGACGAGGCTGAGCCGCCCCCCCAAGAAGCCCCCCAAGAAGCCCCCCAGGAGcgcccccagcccagcacggACGGAGGGTCTCCGCCGCCCTCGCCCCCgtcggcggcggcggcgcggctgTGCCGGCTCATGGAGCAGGACCCGGCGTTCCGGCGGGGGCGGCTGCGCTGGCTGCGCCAGGAGCAGGCCCGGCTCATGGGGGGCGGCCCGCAGACCCCCCAGAGCCCTCGCCGGCCCCCGCGCTTCCACCCGGCCCCCCAGGACTCCAAGCTGCGTTTCCCCTTCAAGAGCAACCCCCAGCACCGCCTGGCTTGGGGGCCGGGGGGGACTGCCCCCAAGCCGA ACAGcccccccccgccgccccctccctCGGGGCGTCCCCGCCGGGGGTCCCTGGACGGGGGGTCCCCACCCCCGCCCCGTGTCCGCCGCCAGCGCTCCGCTCCCGACCTGAAGGCGCGGGGCCCCATCCCGTAG